TTTGATATTTATGGTAtggagttaattaatttgcgttgcTATTTTTGGTATGGAGCTTACTTGATTTGTGATCAATTTGTTCGATGTTCCCGTGCTGTGTACGTAGTAATTTAGAGTTCCAGATCACCAGAACTTTCACGATTTGTTATGGATCTCGAAAGGTGGCAAGTACCAAAGTTCTACTGTTTGATATATGGATCTTAATTTGCTCTGCTAACGAATTTTGTAAGGATGACTGTGTGATCACAACTTCATAACTAAGAGAACGAATTCCTCACCAAAGCCAGCAGAATTTGATAGGGCCGGTCCTTTTCATGGTCAAAATGTTCCATGCACGAATGTCCAAAACACTATTGGAAATGGTTCGGTAGAATATATATAGGTCCGCTTGTATCTCAAAGTGTTTTTTGTGAGGGCTTGTATCTCAAAGTTAGCTGGCTGTATTCTCTCGTCCCCTAGGAATGTTATGCAGTACTAATTGCTATTTGACGTGTACATGTATATTACTTCTGTTTCTATGTTTCATGCCTGATGCTCTTTACTGTCAAGTTGAACATGTAGTACAGTAGTAGTACTTCTTACTGAAAATGAAGTTTCATCAGCTGGCATTTATAATCTGAGTTGCTGGTTTTACATTGGCACTACTTTTCACCATTTTATATTGTATGCCTTTTTGTCTTTACAGGTTGCTGTCAGATTTGTGTATCTAGCATTAGCTTCTGGAGTGGCAGGGTTTCTTCGTAAGTATCAAAAGTATCATTTCTGTTATAGAAGCAGTTTGGAAGTGCATAATCCCATATTGTCTTCTGGTGTAAATTTCTCACATGTTATCCATATTTGCTTGGCTCATGGATATTTACGTAGTTTCTTACAAAATAAATGTGTACTCCACCTGTTCAGGACTCTGCATATATAGAAACTTTCGATTCAAGATGCATATGCTGAATATGCTGTTCTTCTTGAAAAGTATGAATGATTTCTATTGCTTAGAAAATTGGCAATCCTAATTTGGATGAAATGAAGACCAGAAATTATTTGCCACAATGCTGGAAAGGAAGTAAATTATATGCATGTATCACTACCCATTTGTTGATGAGATTTATTAACTACACTCATAATATGCTATGCCAGACCCACCAGTTAATTCTACTGTACTCATTTATGCCCCTTAAGGAAATAAATTTGTCTCTGGCTTAGTATATGTGATGCATCCTACCCATTCATATCTTGAGGTTATTTATTTGGCATGCATTTTTTACTTATGTAAAAGTTCTAAGAACTTTATGGAATTTGTCACGACCAGTTTAATGGTTTTTGCATATTGTTGCACCGAAGCACTGGAAGAGTATTGCGCACCAGAAGCTAACTATTTATATTACCAGTTTTTTCACACCAACCGAAGAAAACATAAAATCACTAGAATTTCCATTTTTGGAGTAAAAGAGAAGACATAATCCAACCAGCTGATGAACTCTAATTATATTTGCAATAATTTAATTGTAAGCTTTGATGTATACTTTTTTAACCAAAAGTTGAGGTGGATATGGGCAAATACTTCCGTAAAGAGACCATCCTACTCATTCTTGTACGAAGCATATTAGAGACTGGTTTTGGTATTATTTTTCATAAAGATGTCAGAAACTGCAATTGGATACATATGATTATCGTACTATCTCTTTGAACTGTCCTTCTGCATGCAGAGGTGTCATGCTGGATGGTGACTGGAGAAAGACAGGCTGCACGCATCCGTGGGCTGTACCTCGAGACCATACTTAGACAAGATATATCATTTTTCGATGTGGAGacgtcaactggagaagttattgaaAGGATGTCTAGTGACACAGTGTTAATTCAAGATGCAATTGGAGAAAAGGTGAGCCATATCTTATCCATGGACTCCCTGTTAAATTTTAAATTTATGATTTTCCCATTTCTCAGGTACTTTAATGCATACCTTCATTATTCTGTTTCTATTACAAATTATCACACAACGAGGTCAAGTTAGTTCAAGTATATGTCTCCTTTGCATggatttataaagatcataagagtTATTTTAAGTGAATTGTGATTTTGATGTATGTTAGTTTTTTATAAAAAGCTTTGCAGTTTCAACTATGCAAAAAAATTGAGGCTATTTCCAGTATACACATTTACTGATTACAGCATGCTAGGCCTCCCGATTTGGCTTTGTCGGTGGGCTAGTGCTTCCTTTTACCGTTCGTTTTTGGCTAGCTAAGGTTGTTTCTGTTGTTATTTTGTCCATTTCTTATCAGTGTGCTAGTCGCCTGCTCGCCGCTGTAATACCCGTGTCATCTTGATGCTTTCCTCCAATACAAAACTACTTGCACTTGGGTGCATGTTGAGATTCTTTTTACTGATTACAGTAGCAAGATCGTGTGTAATGCATAGAACATCATCTCTAGAAACTTGTGGTTTAACACACTTTAATTTGACTATTTATGAAGGTGGGCAAGTTTCTCCAACTGGTATCAACATTTCTGGGTGGATTTATCATCGCATTTACAAGAGGCTGGCTTCTGTCCCTTGTTATGTTGTCAAGTATTCCTCCTGTTGTAGCAGCCGCTGCAGTCATGTCACTTGTTCTATCGAAGTTATCAAACCGTTCCCAGATGGCCTATGCTGAAGCAGGGAAAGTGGTTGAACAGACAATAGGATCAATCAGAACGGTATATCTATCTTCCATAACTATTACCCTTATAATTCTTGCGCCTAGCTAACTTCTCATTTCCTTCATGAAAACAGGTGATATCTTTCACCGGAGAGAGCAGAGCAATTAGTGAATACAAAGAGCATTTGAAAATATCATACAAGTCAGCAGTCCACCAGGGTtttgccgggggccttggagttgGTTCACTTCTGCTTATTGTTTTCTGCAGCTATGGATTAGCTGTATGGTATGGTGCAAAGCTGATTATTGAAAAGGGATATACTGGTGGCTATATCATTAATGTGTTGATGGCCATCATGACTGGTGCAATGTTAGTATTTTCATTTGCATGGCAGCATCTATTTTCGAGATACAAAGCTCCAAATTCAAATTAAATTGACATCATTTGCATGACGTTTGTTTCATCTAATTGTTTGTAGGGCTCTTGGACAGTCTTCTCCATGCTTAACTGCTTTTGCATCAGGACAGATTGCGGCTCACAAAATGTTTGCAACCATTTATAGAAAACCTGAGATTGACGCAAGTGATAAGAGTGGTCTTATATTGGAGAACTTTGTTGGAAATGTTGAATTGAAAGATGTCCATTTCAGTTACCCTGCACGGCCTGAGCAACTTATCTTCAATGGCTTCTCTATAACCATTCCAACTGGCATGACGGTGGCACTGGTTGGGGAGAGTGGAAGCGGGAAATCTACTGTAATTGGCTTGGTAGAGAGATTCTATGATCCACAATCAGGTGAAGTTCTTTTGGATGGTGTTAATCTGAAACAGCTAAACCTTAGCTGGGTAAGGCAGAAAATAGGGCTTGTTAGCCAAGAACCTATTCTTTTCACAACTACTATACGAGAAAACATAGAATATGGAAAGAAGGGTGCGACAGAGGAAGAAATTAGGATATCAACTGTGCTTGCTAATGCTGCGAAGTTCATCGACAAGTTACCAAATGTATGCCCAGTTAATCCCTTCTCATGCATTCTGCAATCTTGTATTTTAGCAGTATTATTTTCACCCCTAATTATAAGTTGACAACTATTACCAGGGACTGGATACAATGGTTGGTGAGCATGGAACACAACTATCTGGTGGACAGAAACAAAGAATTGCAATCGCAAGAGCAATTTTGAAGAACCCCAGCATACTACTTCTTGATGAAGCTACAAGCGCACTTGATGCCGAGTCTGAACGTGTAGTTCAAGATGCACTAAATAATATCATGGTGAACAGAACCACAATAGTTGTAGCGCATCGCCTGAGCACTGTAAAAAATGCTGATACAATATCAGTGCTACACCGTGGACAGCTTGTGGAGCAAGGTAAGCTGAATTTCTGCATCACTTTTAGCTAGCCTTATTGCATTTATTCAGCAAGGGTGAAGTTTCAGATTTTGATGTTAGAAACAAGCTCTAAATGCATGTTTGCACAACAGGGCCGCATGTTGAGTTGATAAAGGATCCCGATGGAGCCTACTCCCAACTTTTACGGCTGCAAGAGGTTAATACGAAAAGGGAGGGATCTCATGGAGATGACTCCAGCAGGTTACAATCAGCATCTGATACTGCAAATTCTGCAAGTCAACATAGCAGTATAAAGCCATCCTTTGGGAGATCTATGAGTAGATATTCACCACAGGGTGGAAGGAGAAGAAACTCGCAAACATTCTCATTGCATGAACATGAAACCAAAGGGGTTGATGATGCCAAGTCAGGGAAGAATGTGATCAGACGCCTGCTGTACCTCCATAAGCCTGAGATTCCAATCCTTCTGTTAGGATGCACTGCTGCTGCAGCCAATGGTGCTATACTTCCTGTGTTCGGCATGCTGCTTTCAAGTGCCATTAACACATTCTATGAACCGCCACAACAATTGCGAAAAGACTCCGTATTCTGGGCAGAGATGTATGTGATATTgggtgtgatctccatctttgtcaTCCCATTGCAATACGCTTTGTTCAACATGGCAGGTGGTAAACTTATCGAGCGCATACGTGCGGTTTCATTTAGTCGGGTTGTTTACCAGGAAATAGGATGGTTCGATGACCCTCTGAACAGCAGGTACTTCTGTGTTCACTTATTCATCTGATACATCAATATTGTAGAATGCCATCATTTTTTTGTTTCCTGATTCTCAATCATTGTTCCAATTCTCTAGCGCCGCAATAGGCTCCAGACTATCAGGGGATGCGGCGTCTGTTAAAAGCATTGCTGGGGATGTCTTGTCATTGATAGTGCAAAGCATAAGCACTGCTGTTGTCGGTATTGTAATAGCCATGATTTCAAACTGGAAACTAGCATGCATTGTATTGTGCTTCCTTCCTTGCGTGATTGCACAGAGTTATGCTCAAACGAGGTTAATGAGGGGTTTTGGTGCTGATGCCAAGGTATATGGTCTGTTATTCCTTTTTCATGGCGATCATATCATTGTGTGGTAATTAGCTGAAATTCTTTGTAATGTTGCCTGCAGGAAATGTATGAACAAGCGAGCACAATTGCCACTGACGCAATCGGTAACATCAGAACTGTTGCTTCATTTTGTGCAGAAGAGAAGATAATTGAAAGCTACCGAAAGAAATGTGAAGGTCCTGTGAGACAAGGAGTTCGTCAGGGCGCTATAAGTGGTGTGGGTTATGGATTCTCATTCGCGTTGCTCTTCTGTTTTTATGCCATATCCTTTTACGTTGGAGCTTGCTTTGTACACAATGGGACTGCAGAAGTTGGGCAAGTCTTCAGGGTGAGAACCGAACAACTCGTAGACTCAAATAATTGATCTGGGTCTTCTTCTCATTGCCGCTGCTGTTTCTTGAAAGTGCAGGTCTTCTTTGCTTTAACCATGATGGCTGTTGGGGTTTCTCAGTCGAGTTCCCTTGCTCGGGATTTTGCGAAAGTGCAAAATGCAGCTGCCTCCATTTTCAAGATTATTGATAGGAAATCCAAGATTGACGCAAGCCATGAGGTAGGAACGACACTAGAGGCAGTGGAAGGGAATATAGAGTTGCAGCACGTGAGCTTCAAGTACCCTGCTCGGACCGATGTGCAAATCTTCAGAGATTTGTGCTTGAGGATACCATCTGGCAAGGTACAtttggttttcggctttctcccacTTTTTACAGTACTGTTGAAGTGATCTGATGTATAGAAGAACTTGAACAAGATAAAAATAACTTGACTGGGGCAAAAAGTGGATAGAACATAACCCAATGTAAACAGAGCTCTCAGTTCCTTTAGAAATCTTAAGCaatgcgatgaaatttgagttAAAAAAAATTAATAAAAGAAGGGCCTCCCCTTCCGATTTCCATTAAGAGAAACCATCTGTCTCGATAACAGAGACCATACCAGCACCTAACATTTGAGTTAATACAGTAGCTTTGCAGAGAAGTAAAAAAGAACCAAGTGTTTCTCAGAAATCTTAAGCAATGCAACTGCATTTGAGTTAATACCGTAGTTTACAGCAGCTAGTTTGTTGGCTAAGTTAAAACTAGTGCCCAGAACTGAAACATCATGAGTGGTTGGTACTAAACCCTGGAGTGAAACAAAAGCACTAACGCAGATCTCAGTATCTCATGCAGTGGCGGAGCTATGTTAAGGCCAGGGGGATATTCTCTGAAGAATATATTTTTCTGTAGCTGCATAGATTGAGCTAGCTCCGCCACTGATCTCATGCATTGTCATCCTGGTTGTTTGTTGCAGACTGTTGCGCTTGTCGGGGAAAGCGGAAGTGGGAAATCTACAGTGATAGCCTTGATCGAGAGGTTCTACGATCCTGACTCTGGCGGCATCTTTCTAGATGGGGTGGATCTGAAGACCCTCAAGCTCACCTGGCTCAGGCAGCAGATTGGTCTGGTAGGCCAAGAGCCGGTCCTCTTCAATGACACCATCAGAGCAAACATCGCGTACGGCAAGATGGAGCAGGTATCCGAGGATGAGATCGTTGCCGTCGCCAAGGCCGCCAATGCCGACAGGTTCATCTCCACCCTCCCAAACGGGTACGACACGAGCGTCGGCGAGCGCGGGGTGCAGCTGTCGGGTGGGCAGAAGCAGCGGATAGCCATCGCCAGGGCGATCCTCAAGAACCCCAAGCTGCTGCTCCTGGACGAGGCGACCAGCGCGCTGGACGCGGAGTCGGAGCGCATGGTGCAGGAGGCCCTGGACAGGGTGACGGTCGGGAGGACAACCGTGGTCGTGGCTCACCGACTGTCGACCATCACTGCCGCCGACAAGATTGCAGTGGTCAAGAACGGGGTGGTCGCCGAGGAAGGCCAGCATGAGCAGCTGCTTCGCCTGCCAGGTGGTGCCTACGCGTCCCTTGTTGCCTTGCAGTCTAGCAGTTCCTGAAGCGGATACACCAGCAACGCTGTGCTCTTGCTTCGTAGGATGACGAGCATTGAATAGTCTTTTCAGATTTCAGTTGGTTTTTCATTTTTAGTGTATCAAAGTGACCACGCTCTCAACGTAGCAACAACAGAAGTTCCACTCCTTCCCAAGGTGTAAAGGATAGATATTCTCCAATGTTTTGGCCTTGTTTTCGTTTCTTCTCCTTCCTGTTCTTTTTATAGCCTTACGCTTTATAAAAGTGTAAATGGAAACATGGTATGATGCACAGATACATGACTCGTTTAGAAGTCCTTGCATTCCGCTCTTGTCGTTAAAGTCTACACTTGCTTTCATTGGTTATGTTATGAAATCTGCTAATAGTTTCATGTGGTGCTCATAAACAGCTttgaacgatgaaacttgttaatgGTATTGGTGGGTGACATTTTTCAAGAGGGAGTACAATATGTCCATTGTACATATATCCATTGAAATCTTACGCTTTACCTGAGAATGAAATGGTTTCTTTGTCATGTTCTTAACTTCACTCCTAGTAATTGCTTATGCTTTAATTGATATTCATTCTGTTGCATATCTCTGTGATTAGCTTACGACATAGATGTATAATGTTTCCTTCTTTTTCAAGTCAGTGTATCGGGTAGTGCACAGTAGAGGCCTTCCTAATCTGTTGTCTGAACAACAGCTATGATATGCGTGTGTCTGTCACACTCCTATGGCACCACCATGGTTATTAGATGTATTGCCTCTTTTTTTTCTAGAGTATGCAAGTGTGCAAcatctctactactattaaacaatcgagTTGTGGCAGGAAGATTACATCTCAGCCATACATCCGCCATCTCTCAATGGACCGGATTGCCTCAATGTTATATCACATCATTTACCATAATCAATTATCAACAATTACCATATGACCTACGCCATCATAATTACGCAATAATTACCATGATCTCGCTCCAACATGTGCCTATTTTAATCATATCAATCAGCAAGAATTACCATGATCTACGTCACCATATATTTGTTTTTCTGAAACTCAGCCTTGTGTGCTGCGTACATAGAAGGAAAATATCAATTAACAATAATTACCATGATCTACGCCATCATGTTTTTTAAAACTCAGCCTTGTGTGATGCGTACATAGAAGGAAAATATCAATTAATAATAATTATCATGATCTACGCCATCATGTTTTTTTAAACTCAGCCTTGTGTACTGCGTACATAGAAGGAAATAAGAAAAAGGCCTGGCCCATGTTCGCATGTAGGCAGATAATAACGTGGAAACCAAATCTCTCGTTTCCTGTTTGTTCGGATCACATGATCGATCAGACCCTGACCTTGATTCACTTCCTTCTTTTCGTTCCGTCACTTCCTTCTTTTCGTTCACCTGTCTGAGTGTTCGTCGTCTTCGATAGCTCGACTCTTGGTTTGACTCTTCTGGTCTTCTCGTCCCGAGGAACGACGGCGACGTGGGCCTGCAGCGCTACGCGGCGACGACAGGTACGAGCATGTCTCCTTACGCATTCGCGTCCAGCGTCCTATGCCACTGGAAAGGAGCATGTGTCATTTGTCTTCCCTATCATGTAAAAACATATTTATTTCCCTTAAATTAGAGTG
The Triticum dicoccoides isolate Atlit2015 ecotype Zavitan chromosome 3A, WEW_v2.0, whole genome shotgun sequence genome window above contains:
- the LOC119267298 gene encoding ABC transporter B family member 11-like, coding for MYRLFAFADRRDAALMAVSAAAAMANGVAMPFLAFLVGDLVDAFGPAHRADLVHAVSKVAVRFVYLALASGVAGFLQVSCWMVTGERQAARIRGLYLETILRQDISFFDVETSTGEVIERMSSDTVLIQDAIGEKVGKFLQLVSTFLGGFIIAFTRGWLLSLVMLSSIPPVVAAAAVMSLVLSKLSNRSQMAYAEAGKVVEQTIGSIRTVISFTGESRAISEYKEHLKISYKSAVHQGFAGGLGVGSLLLIVFCSYGLAVWYGAKLIIEKGYTGGYIINVLMAIMTGAMALGQSSPCLTAFASGQIAAHKMFATIYRKPEIDASDKSGLILENFVGNVELKDVHFSYPARPEQLIFNGFSITIPTGMTVALVGESGSGKSTVIGLVERFYDPQSGEVLLDGVNLKQLNLSWVRQKIGLVSQEPILFTTTIRENIEYGKKGATEEEIRISTVLANAAKFIDKLPNGLDTMVGEHGTQLSGGQKQRIAIARAILKNPSILLLDEATSALDAESERVVQDALNNIMVNRTTIVVAHRLSTVKNADTISVLHRGQLVEQGPHVELIKDPDGAYSQLLRLQEVNTKREGSHGDDSSRLQSASDTANSASQHSSIKPSFGRSMSRYSPQGGRRRNSQTFSLHEHETKGVDDAKSGKNVIRRLLYLHKPEIPILLLGCTAAAANGAILPVFGMLLSSAINTFYEPPQQLRKDSVFWAEMYVILGVISIFVIPLQYALFNMAGGKLIERIRAVSFSRVVYQEIGWFDDPLNSSAAIGSRLSGDAASVKSIAGDVLSLIVQSISTAVVGIVIAMISNWKLACIVLCFLPCVIAQSYAQTRLMRGFGADAKEMYEQASTIATDAIGNIRTVASFCAEEKIIESYRKKCEGPVRQGVRQGAISGVGYGFSFALLFCFYAISFYVGACFVHNGTAEVGQVFRVFFALTMMAVGVSQSSSLARDFAKVQNAAASIFKIIDRKSKIDASHEVGTTLEAVEGNIELQHVSFKYPARTDVQIFRDLCLRIPSGKTVALVGESGSGKSTVIALIERFYDPDSGGIFLDGVDLKTLKLTWLRQQIGLVGQEPVLFNDTIRANIAYGKMEQVSEDEIVAVAKAANADRFISTLPNGYDTSVGERGVQLSGGQKQRIAIARAILKNPKLLLLDEATSALDAESERMVQEALDRVTVGRTTVVVAHRLSTITAADKIAVVKNGVVAEEGQHEQLLRLPGGAYASLVALQSSSS